One Candidatus Effluviviaceae Genus V sp. DNA window includes the following coding sequences:
- a CDS encoding PAS domain S-box protein, protein MHSGFADGLPMERLGSPHPPRVMSGGSSRMARKGDRQDHGPQPPVPGFRDLVGDTEAYRFLFRKSPAVSLLLDADGTILDASESAAVTLGRPLDDLLGKSALDFVKPEDRKRAGAELERSLADDVPRRVELRVITSDGTERTVLFSPGHVLFSLGDGTGAVLITGADITGRLDAEHALRESEERYRSLFEESLDVIYITTRDGELIDISPSAEALFGYTREELLRRDVHLLYADPKDRRRFQEEVESKGSVRNFEVVLLHKDGFRNTCLLTSTLRRAADGTPLGYQGIIRNITQSKLAEEARERERAAFRAIAGTAVQSEDLQGVTGKILEELVDILGFDSGTIHIRRGGAGELTLAAAAGEAVEAADAPPPSGVRRAAETAESAYRESGPSGGAAAGGLKEVILPIRGEGGTTLAVFRLVSARPTTLTGRDSPFFETIGGMLAAVLERQFARQERESLGQQLLHAQKMEAVGTLASGVAHDFNNMLTAIRGFADLAMMGADPHSRIRSDLESIQGAADRGAALVKQLLLFSRRDPVELEPVDVSKTTLAVTAMLGPLIGEDIAIETELVDGPRTVWADEGSIQQILVNLAVNARDAMPDGGTLTLRTNEATVDQHDAARHPDARPGRYVMLTVSDDGRGMDRETVERVFEPFFSTKGRGSGTGLGLSVVYGIVEQHGGWIELESEPGRGTSFRIFLPVGEETATARPKAPVQDENDMPELPLAH, encoded by the coding sequence ATGCATTCTGGCTTCGCGGACGGGCTTCCAATGGAACGGCTTGGAAGTCCGCATCCACCTCGTGTGATGTCAGGAGGGTCTTCGCGAATGGCGCGGAAGGGCGATCGACAGGACCACGGGCCGCAGCCCCCAGTACCGGGGTTCCGCGACCTCGTCGGCGACACTGAGGCCTATCGGTTCCTCTTCAGAAAGAGCCCGGCGGTCAGTCTGCTGCTGGACGCCGACGGGACCATTCTCGACGCGAGCGAGTCGGCCGCCGTGACCCTCGGGCGCCCTCTCGACGATCTGCTCGGGAAGAGCGCGCTCGACTTCGTGAAGCCCGAGGACAGGAAGCGCGCCGGAGCAGAACTCGAGCGATCGCTCGCCGACGACGTACCGCGCAGGGTGGAGCTCCGCGTCATCACGTCCGACGGCACCGAGAGAACGGTGCTCTTCAGCCCGGGCCACGTCCTCTTCTCCCTGGGCGACGGCACCGGGGCGGTTCTCATCACCGGCGCCGACATCACCGGCCGTCTCGATGCGGAGCACGCCCTCCGTGAGAGCGAGGAGCGCTATCGCTCGCTCTTCGAAGAGTCGCTGGACGTCATCTACATCACGACGCGCGACGGCGAGCTCATCGACATCTCGCCTTCAGCCGAGGCGCTCTTCGGCTACACGAGGGAGGAACTCCTGCGCCGTGACGTCCACCTTCTTTACGCCGACCCGAAGGACAGACGCCGCTTCCAGGAAGAGGTCGAATCCAAGGGGTCGGTCCGTAACTTCGAAGTCGTGCTGCTTCACAAGGACGGATTCCGGAACACCTGCCTGCTGACATCGACCCTGCGCCGCGCGGCCGACGGCACGCCCCTCGGATACCAGGGCATCATCCGCAACATCACACAGTCGAAGCTTGCGGAGGAGGCGCGCGAGCGCGAGCGGGCCGCATTCAGAGCCATCGCAGGTACCGCCGTTCAGTCGGAGGACCTGCAGGGAGTGACGGGGAAGATCCTCGAGGAGCTCGTTGACATCCTGGGGTTCGACTCCGGCACGATCCACATCCGACGCGGCGGGGCGGGCGAGCTGACGCTGGCCGCAGCGGCCGGCGAAGCCGTCGAGGCGGCCGACGCACCCCCGCCCTCAGGCGTCCGGCGCGCTGCCGAGACAGCCGAATCCGCCTACCGCGAGTCAGGGCCGTCCGGTGGGGCGGCGGCCGGGGGTCTCAAGGAGGTCATCCTGCCTATCCGCGGAGAGGGAGGGACGACCCTGGCGGTCTTCAGACTCGTCTCCGCACGGCCGACGACGCTCACAGGGAGGGACAGTCCGTTCTTCGAGACCATCGGCGGCATGCTTGCGGCCGTGCTTGAGCGTCAGTTCGCCCGCCAGGAGCGGGAGAGCCTCGGACAGCAGCTTCTCCACGCCCAGAAGATGGAGGCCGTCGGGACGCTGGCGTCCGGCGTGGCGCATGACTTCAACAACATGCTGACGGCGATCCGCGGCTTCGCCGATCTCGCGATGATGGGCGCGGATCCGCACAGCAGGATCCGCTCGGACCTCGAGAGCATCCAGGGCGCGGCCGACCGGGGCGCAGCCCTCGTGAAGCAGCTGCTGCTCTTCAGCAGAAGGGACCCCGTCGAACTCGAGCCGGTCGATGTCAGCAAGACGACACTCGCGGTCACCGCTATGCTCGGCCCTCTCATCGGCGAGGACATCGCGATCGAGACTGAGCTCGTAGACGGCCCTCGTACGGTCTGGGCAGACGAGGGGAGCATCCAGCAGATCCTCGTCAACCTCGCCGTGAACGCGCGCGACGCCATGCCGGACGGAGGCACGCTCACGCTCCGCACGAACGAGGCGACGGTCGACCAACACGATGCGGCACGTCATCCGGACGCCCGCCCCGGTCGCTACGTGATGCTGACCGTCTCCGACGACGGTCGCGGCATGGACCGGGAGACGGTCGAGCGGGTCTTCGAGCCTTTCTTCAGCACCAAGGGGCGCGGCAGCGGGACCGGACTGGGCCTCTCGGTCGTCTACGGCATCGTCGAGCAGCACGGCGGCTGGATCGAGCTGGAGAGCGAGCCCGGTAGGGGGACGAGCTTCAGGATCTTCCTGCCCGTGGGCGAGGAGACAGCCACCGCCCGTCCCAAGGCCCCGGTTCAGGATGAGAACGACATGCCGGAGCTGCCGCTGGCCCACTAG